In Microbulbifer celer, a single window of DNA contains:
- a CDS encoding DUF2845 domain-containing protein, with product MKKLNLLVLLTAILYALSVNAAGSFRLASGKLISTGKSKSEVIAIAGAPMYQEVETIAVDEGVGNDPVKREVLTYKLRGDIGGMFLVVVTVENNTVVSVAATQESRL from the coding sequence ATGAAAAAATTGAATCTCTTGGTTTTATTGACTGCAATCTTGTATGCGTTGAGTGTCAATGCGGCGGGTAGTTTTCGGCTGGCCAGTGGAAAACTGATCTCTACTGGCAAGAGTAAGTCTGAGGTGATCGCAATTGCGGGGGCGCCGATGTATCAGGAGGTGGAGACCATTGCGGTGGACGAGGGGGTTGGGAATGACCCTGTCAAGCGCGAAGTCCTCACTTATAAGCTACGAGGAGATATTGGCGGTATGTTCCTGGTGGTGGTGACGGTAGAGAACAACACGGTCGTTTCAGTAGCGGCGACACAAGAAAGTCGCCTGTAG
- a CDS encoding DUF7661 family protein, with translation MSIYRYNVFGREVLIEKIRGNWSTFYVGPEGKRRRAGIFIPPDISEADLTQFLSDLCHEWATEKHQEVVRISEQGTE, from the coding sequence ATGAGTATATACAGATACAATGTTTTCGGTAGAGAAGTACTGATAGAAAAAATCCGGGGTAACTGGTCGACATTTTATGTGGGGCCGGAAGGAAAGCGAAGACGTGCGGGGATTTTTATACCACCTGATATATCGGAGGCGGATCTTACTCAGTTTTTATCGGACTTGTGTCACGAGTGGGCAACTGAGAAGCACCAGGAGGTGGTGCGCATTAGCGAACAGGGGACAGAATGA
- a CDS encoding DUF5655 domain-containing protein has translation MWRCPKCDREFTRKNQRHACGTGNREDVIRGRPESVVEVYGAIEKLVNQLGKVETVARDRYVLFRSSRIFVDLSVMKDAVRVAIHLGREINSPIFIKIVDDGKQVTHVAKVGTLNELRKIEPLIKEAYEFSLS, from the coding sequence ATGTGGCGATGCCCTAAATGCGACAGAGAGTTTACGCGTAAAAACCAGAGGCATGCTTGTGGCACTGGAAATCGCGAGGATGTGATAAGAGGTAGGCCGGAATCAGTCGTCGAAGTTTATGGTGCTATAGAAAAATTAGTTAATCAGCTGGGAAAAGTTGAGACTGTTGCCAGGGATAGGTATGTCCTGTTTCGGAGTTCCCGGATATTTGTCGATCTTTCAGTAATGAAAGACGCGGTTCGTGTTGCTATTCATCTTGGAAGAGAGATTAATAGTCCTATTTTTATTAAAATCGTTGATGATGGAAAACAGGTCACACATGTGGCTAAAGTTGGAACTCTTAATGAGCTAAGGAAGATTGAACCACTAATAAAAGAGGCGTATGAGTTCTCTTTATCCTGA
- a CDS encoding MAPEG family protein, with protein sequence MSQESNNKTVKRGMAVGLLGTLFLFSALYYMFPKITQEVVLIERVRLGIECLVFPSILFLATILRVGSQRYGNPSEDPTKVIANSKGMAVDLRVLSNTHEQIVVFAINTLALSVLLPYQYLSLLPIYSGVFVVGRMIFWLAYHNNVLWRAPGFALSTLPALAGLGYCGLVLMLRIFS encoded by the coding sequence TTGAGCCAGGAGTCAAATAATAAAACCGTAAAGCGGGGGATGGCCGTTGGACTTCTGGGAACACTGTTTTTGTTCTCTGCGCTCTATTATATGTTCCCTAAAATCACCCAGGAAGTGGTGTTGATTGAGCGCGTCAGGCTCGGAATAGAATGTCTTGTTTTTCCATCGATCCTTTTTTTGGCAACAATTTTGCGAGTCGGCTCTCAACGTTATGGAAACCCATCTGAAGACCCAACAAAAGTAATAGCGAACTCTAAGGGTATGGCAGTTGATCTGAGAGTATTATCCAATACTCATGAGCAGATTGTGGTCTTCGCCATTAATACTCTTGCCTTGTCTGTTCTTCTTCCTTACCAGTACCTTAGCTTGCTGCCAATTTATTCAGGGGTGTTTGTAGTAGGCCGTATGATATTTTGGTTGGCATATCATAATAATGTTTTGTGGCGAGCACCAGGTTTTGCTTTGTCCACATTGCCTGCTTTGGCCGGTTTAGGTTACTGTGGCTTAGTTCTTATGCTCAGAATCTTCTCTTAA
- a CDS encoding cupin domain-containing protein — protein MEIVRSKDFTADRAWGSKHIANMQGITTKLHWTDKPYKWHVNDGEEVFVVLDGVVDMYYRLNGAEEVAVMEVGDIFFASVGTEHVAHPRGEVRVLVVESEGSV, from the coding sequence ATGGAAATTGTAAGAAGTAAGGATTTCACCGCCGATCGTGCTTGGGGATCAAAGCATATTGCAAACATGCAGGGAATCACCACAAAGCTACATTGGACAGATAAGCCATACAAATGGCACGTAAACGACGGAGAAGAAGTCTTCGTCGTTTTAGATGGTGTAGTAGATATGTACTACCGGTTAAATGGTGCTGAAGAAGTAGCCGTGATGGAGGTAGGAGACATATTCTTTGCTTCGGTCGGTACGGAGCACGTGGCCCATCCAAGAGGTGAGGTGCGAGTACTCGTCGTTGAGAGTGAGGGCAGCGTATAA
- a CDS encoding MerR family transcriptional regulator has product MRIGELSKRTGVSLRMLRYYEAEGLLKPKRTSSGYRDYAQDEVQTVERIKLLGSAGMTLATIHKFLPCVRGEGSVFEPCDELRNVLHEQIHLSDQKAEKLAQSRNILERFLHEIEQE; this is encoded by the coding sequence ATGCGGATAGGGGAGCTATCAAAACGTACGGGTGTGAGCCTTCGAATGCTTCGTTACTATGAAGCTGAGGGGCTGCTGAAGCCGAAGCGTACGAGCAGTGGGTATCGTGATTACGCGCAAGATGAGGTGCAGACGGTTGAGCGCATAAAGCTGCTGGGATCGGCAGGTATGACCCTAGCGACAATCCATAAATTTTTACCCTGTGTGAGAGGGGAGGGTTCAGTTTTCGAGCCGTGTGATGAGCTGCGCAATGTCTTGCACGAGCAAATCCACCTTTCCGATCAGAAAGCGGAAAAGTTGGCTCAAAGCCGGAACATTCTAGAGCGTTTCCTTCACGAAATTGAGCAAGAATGA
- a CDS encoding aminotransferase class IV family protein, which yields MPTKSSDYQPRINGHPVTLSEMSPLAFAGFAHFTAMQVRDGKIKGLDLHLERLREASMAFFGRALPDEKLQSHIRTVVDEGEKDLSLTVTIFSHHGEFNANSMDVEPSVLVRTGAQSDGPTGPLRLSAVEHERPLAAIKHVGEAGKTYYLHQAIRQGFDDAAFVDRHGCLSEATIWNLVFWDGETVIWPKADILKGTMMGIIQRQLERLNIPQRHEAITFKRLGELSGAAVMNSWTPGIPVTAIASNVLEEKKPFINLLHKAYEAEPANLP from the coding sequence ATGCCAACCAAATCCAGTGATTACCAACCCCGTATCAATGGGCATCCAGTCACCCTTTCCGAAATGAGCCCCTTGGCGTTTGCCGGGTTTGCACACTTCACCGCCATGCAGGTGCGTGACGGAAAAATCAAAGGGCTGGATCTTCACCTGGAACGCCTACGAGAAGCTTCTATGGCGTTTTTTGGAAGAGCGCTGCCCGATGAAAAACTGCAGTCCCATATCAGAACAGTCGTTGATGAAGGAGAAAAAGATCTGTCACTAACCGTTACCATCTTCTCTCACCATGGCGAGTTCAACGCCAATAGCATGGATGTAGAGCCTTCAGTCCTTGTCCGCACAGGCGCGCAGTCCGATGGACCCACAGGCCCCTTGAGACTGAGTGCTGTGGAGCATGAACGACCTCTAGCAGCCATTAAGCATGTGGGAGAAGCCGGCAAGACCTACTATCTGCATCAAGCCATACGCCAGGGCTTCGATGATGCGGCCTTCGTGGATAGGCATGGATGCCTAAGCGAAGCGACAATATGGAACCTGGTTTTTTGGGATGGTGAAACCGTGATCTGGCCCAAGGCTGACATACTGAAAGGCACCATGATGGGCATAATTCAGCGTCAACTTGAACGCCTTAATATTCCACAGCGTCACGAAGCCATCACATTTAAACGTCTAGGAGAACTGTCTGGCGCTGCCGTGATGAATTCATGGACACCCGGAATTCCAGTAACCGCCATAGCTTCTAATGTCCTCGAGGAAAAAAAGCCGTTCATCAACCTGCTCCACAAGGCCTACGAGGCTGAGCCCGCCAATTTACCTTAA
- a CDS encoding nucleotidyltransferase family protein, whose amino-acid sequence MPDAPELSDWCLAAGFVKNLVWDKLHAFSSKDRWKSGRD is encoded by the coding sequence TTGCCTGATGCGCCGGAATTGTCGGATTGGTGTCTTGCTGCGGGATTTGTTAAAAACTTGGTCTGGGATAAGCTACACGCGTTTTCATCAAAAGATCGTTGGAAATCTGGCCGAGATTAG
- a CDS encoding GFA family protein yields MQGECLCGNVQFEIDGEIPNLYQCHCSLCRKATGAAANAATFVPGNSFRWVSGQDEIRSYQKPSGYQTDFCSVCGSPVPNILRSTGMVWVPAGLLNGLTTSRVSVHLHTTSAALWEDESVDCIRFDGGPDSLESLNKLL; encoded by the coding sequence ATGCAAGGTGAATGTCTCTGCGGAAACGTGCAGTTCGAAATCGATGGGGAGATACCGAACCTCTATCAATGTCATTGTTCGCTGTGCCGAAAAGCTACAGGGGCGGCCGCTAATGCTGCTACTTTTGTGCCGGGCAACAGTTTTCGTTGGGTGTCTGGTCAAGATGAGATCAGGTCTTATCAAAAGCCAAGCGGTTATCAGACTGACTTTTGTTCAGTGTGTGGGAGTCCGGTTCCCAATATTCTGAGGAGCACCGGCATGGTTTGGGTGCCAGCCGGTTTGCTTAATGGACTGACCACTTCAAGGGTTTCTGTTCACCTCCACACAACATCCGCGGCCCTTTGGGAGGATGAATCTGTCGATTGTATTCGGTTCGATGGTGGGCCTGATAGCCTGGAATCACTCAACAAATTGTTGTAG
- a CDS encoding N-acetyltransferase, with translation MIREYRQADVDQVLAIWLAASIEAHNFIEPNFWESKVSEMRDVYIPASETFVLEYEEKINGFYSLYGNTLAAIFVTPESQGKGIGTALLNDAKNRRESLQLSVYKENVPSINFYEKHGFIFLDEQIDEHTGHPELIMEYHS, from the coding sequence ATGATTCGCGAGTATAGGCAAGCCGATGTTGATCAAGTCTTAGCGATTTGGCTTGCTGCGTCGATCGAAGCTCATAACTTCATCGAACCTAATTTTTGGGAGTCAAAGGTCAGTGAGATGCGGGATGTATACATTCCTGCATCGGAGACATTTGTACTGGAATATGAGGAGAAAATTAACGGATTCTATAGCCTATACGGAAACACTTTGGCTGCGATCTTTGTGACTCCAGAATCACAAGGCAAGGGAATTGGAACAGCCTTGCTTAATGACGCTAAAAACAGGCGAGAGAGCTTGCAACTCTCCGTTTACAAAGAGAATGTTCCTAGCATCAATTTCTATGAAAAACATGGGTTTATTTTCCTTGATGAGCAAATCGACGAGCATACTGGCCACCCTGAACTGATCATGGAGTATCACTCGTAA
- a CDS encoding NUDIX hydrolase has product METRKSSRLIIVDESGRLLLFFYNDEHQPPFWATVGGELKPGEGYVDAAKRELYEETGLIQEVGEVLRDRDEVYAVARSVPARWLEKYFLVKWPSGAEVSPAKWTDEEKCTIQEWRWWSLAEMREEKASQFKPDWIPDLLHSVLCESD; this is encoded by the coding sequence ATGGAAACAAGAAAATCATCACGGCTCATAATCGTTGACGAATCAGGACGGTTATTGCTGTTTTTTTACAATGACGAGCACCAGCCACCGTTTTGGGCAACAGTGGGAGGAGAGCTGAAGCCTGGTGAAGGCTATGTCGATGCTGCGAAGCGTGAGCTGTATGAGGAAACGGGGCTAATACAGGAAGTTGGAGAGGTGCTAAGAGATCGTGATGAAGTATACGCAGTAGCGAGGTCGGTACCAGCTCGCTGGCTCGAAAAATACTTCTTGGTTAAATGGCCTTCAGGTGCAGAGGTATCTCCAGCGAAATGGACGGATGAGGAAAAGTGTACTATTCAAGAATGGAGATGGTGGAGTTTAGCTGAAATGCGCGAAGAAAAAGCTTCTCAGTTCAAGCCAGACTGGATTCCTGATTTACTTCATTCCGTGCTATGTGAAAGCGATTAA
- a CDS encoding HAD family hydrolase has product MQLRAVLFDHDGTLVNSEPIHYSMWARVLQRYGFTLTEQQYKARYAGVPTPANAVDLVQRLSIDDPPEQLAEAKNAATREYLDRQAFPLMPGAEEAISCFHSAGLKLAVVTGASARGVQTTLRVNEFKDYFSAVVSGDDVRASKPAPDCYLLALQQLGVSAAECLAIEDTQHGLEAAFRAGIDCVAVPTEMSKHQDFSLAVAVLDGMPEAIEYVSKALSGSEA; this is encoded by the coding sequence ATGCAACTTCGCGCAGTTCTATTTGACCACGACGGCACGCTCGTCAACTCCGAGCCCATCCACTACAGCATGTGGGCGCGAGTTCTTCAACGCTACGGTTTTACTTTAACGGAGCAGCAGTACAAGGCGCGCTATGCAGGCGTACCAACACCTGCCAATGCCGTAGACTTGGTACAGAGGTTAAGTATCGATGATCCACCGGAACAGCTCGCGGAGGCGAAGAACGCCGCAACACGAGAGTATCTTGATCGGCAAGCGTTTCCTTTGATGCCAGGAGCAGAAGAGGCCATATCTTGCTTTCACAGCGCAGGGTTGAAGCTAGCTGTTGTGACGGGCGCCAGCGCGCGTGGTGTTCAAACAACGCTACGGGTCAACGAGTTTAAGGACTATTTCTCTGCTGTCGTCTCAGGAGATGACGTCCGAGCAAGTAAGCCTGCGCCTGACTGCTATTTGCTGGCGCTCCAGCAGCTCGGTGTCTCCGCTGCTGAGTGTCTGGCAATTGAAGATACTCAGCATGGGCTTGAAGCTGCGTTCCGGGCTGGTATCGATTGTGTGGCAGTGCCTACAGAAATGTCTAAGCACCAAGACTTTAGTTTGGCAGTTGCGGTTCTCGACGGCATGCCGGAGGCAATCGAGTACGTGAGTAAAGCCCTTAGCGGTAGTGAGGCCTAA
- a CDS encoding IS3 family transposase (programmed frameshift), giving the protein MTKSKKKRFDPEFRLEAAQLVVDQNYTVKEACEAMGVSKSTMESWIRKLRAERGGKAPEGVAITPDQIRIQELERKLKRVEEEKEILKKGYSSLDVGLAEQFKIIERLQGSYAVQRLCDVFDVHRSSYRSWRDRSSEPKPEEVRLQALVKAAHKVSNGSAGARTISKIVTQGGTPLSRYRAAKRMKLLGLESTQLPNHRYKKAEQPHVDVPNHLDREFNVAAPNKAWAGDITYIWTGARWAYLAVVIDFFARKPVGWALSLSPDTALVKKALTMAYESRGQPEGIMFHSDQGCQYTSLAFRQQLWRYRMTQSLSRRGNCWDNAPTERFFRSLKTEWVPETGYKSFPAAKQGITSYIIGYYSQIRPHQKNDGMPPNVAEEKYWNAQSSVAKKS; this is encoded by the exons ATGACCAAGTCAAAAAAGAAGCGATTTGACCCCGAGTTCAGGCTCGAGGCAGCCCAGCTGGTAGTCGACCAGAACTACACCGTGAAAGAGGCTTGCGAAGCCATGGGAGTCAGTAAATCCACGATGGAGTCGTGGATACGGAAGCTCCGGGCAGAGCGAGGCGGCAAGGCGCCGGAGGGCGTGGCTATTACTCCAGATCAGATCCGCATCCAAGAGCTAGAACGGAAGCTTAAGCGAGTCGAAGAGGAGAAAGAAATCCTAAAAAAGG GCTACAGCTCTCTTGATGTCGGACTCGCTGAACAGTTCAAAATAATCGAGCGATTGCAGGGGAGCTATGCCGTTCAGCGGTTGTGCGACGTATTTGATGTACACCGGAGCAGCTATCGGAGCTGGCGTGACAGGTCGTCCGAGCCAAAGCCAGAAGAGGTGCGACTACAGGCGTTAGTGAAGGCAGCTCATAAAGTTAGCAACGGTTCTGCAGGGGCAAGAACCATCTCGAAGATCGTAACACAGGGCGGTACACCGCTCAGCCGGTACCGCGCTGCAAAGCGAATGAAGCTACTCGGTTTGGAGAGCACCCAGCTTCCAAATCATCGGTACAAGAAGGCTGAGCAACCACACGTTGATGTTCCGAATCATCTGGATCGGGAGTTTAACGTTGCTGCACCAAACAAGGCTTGGGCCGGCGATATCACGTATATCTGGACAGGTGCCCGGTGGGCGTATCTGGCGGTAGTTATAGATTTCTTTGCGCGTAAGCCGGTTGGTTGGGCGCTATCGTTATCGCCTGACACCGCCCTGGTTAAAAAGGCGCTTACGATGGCCTACGAATCACGAGGGCAACCGGAAGGCATCATGTTCCACTCGGACCAGGGATGTCAGTACACAAGCCTCGCGTTCCGACAACAACTGTGGCGCTACAGAATGACGCAGAGCCTGAGCCGTCGCGGCAACTGCTGGGACAACGCACCGACAGAGCGCTTTTTCCGGAGTCTCAAAACAGAGTGGGTTCCGGAAACCGGCTACAAGTCCTTCCCTGCGGCTAAACAGGGAATCACGAGTTACATCATTGGCTACTACAGCCAAATACGCCCCCATCAGAAAAATGATGGAATGCCGCCGAATGTGGCGGAAGAGAAATATTGGAATGCTCAGAGTTCGGTGGCCAAAAAGAGTTGA
- a CDS encoding nuclear transport factor 2 family protein, translating into MSEILEAEVMKEEENLRVAMLSSDVNSLNKYLAENLIFTNHFGQRLNKSMDLEAHESGSLKITSIELSDQKILLSGQNTAVVSVKANIEGTYSGKPAGGNFTFTRVWSKDTGQWQVIAAHSGTAA; encoded by the coding sequence ATGAGCGAAATTCTAGAAGCGGAAGTAATGAAGGAAGAGGAAAATCTTCGCGTAGCAATGCTTTCTTCAGATGTAAATAGCCTCAATAAATATTTGGCTGAAAACCTAATTTTCACTAATCACTTCGGCCAACGCTTGAATAAAAGTATGGATCTAGAGGCGCATGAAAGTGGCTCACTTAAGATAACATCGATAGAATTAAGCGATCAAAAGATATTGCTAAGTGGCCAAAATACAGCTGTTGTATCCGTTAAAGCAAATATAGAAGGTACATATTCAGGTAAGCCAGCTGGCGGGAACTTTACATTTACTCGCGTTTGGTCAAAGGATACTGGGCAATGGCAGGTTATAGCAGCGCACTCTGGCACCGCTGCCTAA
- a CDS encoding RDD family protein codes for MQELNEAYFGVNKKSYPDRAKFILDCINQRKLSHPEEIPVPKVGVAGRGERLLAAIIDGTIIALSFIPVAIFFGPQYAESNPILYPVFALIYSYLVFLVLNGYLLIDYGQTIGKKLVGISIRDSEGEIPKFNTLILYRPVVKIIFAILSPLDLINKLLIFRKDKRCAHDHIVGTKVEYRHRA; via the coding sequence TTGCAAGAACTGAATGAAGCGTACTTTGGTGTAAATAAAAAGTCTTACCCCGACAGAGCCAAATTCATTCTAGATTGTATAAATCAAAGAAAGTTATCCCACCCAGAAGAGATTCCTGTTCCAAAAGTTGGAGTTGCGGGTAGAGGTGAACGATTGCTGGCGGCAATTATTGATGGAACCATTATTGCGCTCTCATTTATTCCTGTTGCAATTTTTTTCGGACCACAATATGCAGAGAGCAACCCAATTCTATACCCTGTCTTTGCGTTAATTTATAGCTATTTAGTATTTTTAGTTCTTAACGGCTATCTTTTGATCGATTATGGCCAAACGATTGGAAAAAAATTAGTCGGAATTTCAATCAGAGATTCAGAGGGAGAAATCCCCAAGTTCAATACACTAATCCTATATCGGCCAGTGGTAAAAATAATTTTTGCAATCCTTTCCCCATTGGACTTAATCAATAAGTTGTTAATTTTTAGAAAAGATAAGCGATGCGCCCATGACCACATTGTGGGGACCAAGGTGGAGTACCGTCACCGTGCTTAA
- the ubiD gene encoding 4-hydroxy-3-polyprenylbenzoate decarboxylase, translating into MKYKDLRDFIQLLEKRGLLKRIKHPVSPYLEMTEIADRVLRAGGPALLFENPTGYDTPVLANLFGTPERVALGMGRESVSELREVGELLAFLKEPQPPEGIRDAWEKLPIFKQVMNMGPKVVSKADCQKVELDADEVDLTKLPIQTCWPGDAAPLVTWPLVITRGPEKKRQNLGIYRMQLIGKNRLIMRWLSHRGGALDFREWQQQYPGEPFPVAVALGADPATILGAVTPVPDTLSEYAFAGLLRGGKTEVAEARLSNLQVPASAEYVLEGYIYPEDMADEGPYGDHTGYYNEVDRFPVFTVEKITHRKDPIYHSTYTGRPPDEPAVLGEALNEVFVPILRKQFPEIIDFYLPPEGCSYRLAVVTMKKQYAGHAKRVMMGVWSFLRQFMYTKFVIVTDDDVNARDWNDVIWAMTTRMDPARDTVMVENTPIDYLDFASPVSGLGSKIGFDATNKWEGETTREWGRPIVKDPEVTQRIDEIWDKLGI; encoded by the coding sequence ATGAAATACAAAGATCTGCGCGACTTTATCCAGCTACTGGAAAAGCGCGGCCTCCTGAAGCGTATCAAACACCCCGTCAGCCCCTACCTGGAAATGACAGAAATTGCCGACCGCGTACTGCGCGCCGGCGGCCCCGCGCTCCTGTTTGAAAACCCCACCGGTTACGACACCCCGGTACTGGCCAATCTGTTTGGCACCCCCGAGCGGGTTGCCCTCGGCATGGGGCGCGAATCCGTCTCCGAGCTGCGCGAAGTGGGCGAGCTGCTGGCCTTCCTGAAAGAGCCGCAGCCGCCGGAGGGCATCCGCGACGCCTGGGAAAAACTGCCCATCTTCAAACAGGTGATGAACATGGGCCCCAAAGTGGTCAGCAAAGCGGACTGCCAGAAGGTGGAGCTGGATGCTGATGAAGTGGACCTCACCAAACTGCCCATACAGACCTGCTGGCCCGGCGACGCCGCGCCCCTGGTCACCTGGCCCCTGGTAATCACCCGCGGCCCGGAAAAGAAACGCCAGAACCTGGGCATCTACCGTATGCAGTTGATCGGCAAGAATCGCCTGATCATGCGCTGGCTCTCCCACCGCGGCGGCGCGCTGGATTTCCGGGAATGGCAGCAGCAGTACCCCGGTGAACCCTTCCCGGTTGCCGTCGCCCTCGGCGCCGATCCCGCCACCATTCTCGGCGCCGTCACCCCAGTGCCGGATACCCTGTCCGAATACGCCTTCGCCGGCCTCCTGCGCGGTGGCAAGACCGAGGTGGCCGAAGCCAGACTGAGCAACCTGCAGGTACCCGCCAGCGCGGAATATGTGCTGGAAGGCTACATCTACCCCGAAGACATGGCTGACGAAGGCCCCTACGGCGACCATACCGGCTACTACAACGAAGTAGACCGCTTCCCGGTATTCACCGTGGAAAAAATCACCCACCGCAAAGACCCCATCTACCACAGCACCTACACCGGCCGCCCACCGGATGAGCCCGCGGTACTGGGGGAGGCACTGAACGAAGTCTTTGTACCCATCCTACGCAAGCAGTTCCCGGAAATCATCGACTTCTACCTGCCGCCAGAAGGCTGCTCCTACCGGCTGGCGGTGGTCACCATGAAGAAGCAGTACGCCGGCCACGCCAAGCGCGTGATGATGGGGGTCTGGTCCTTCCTGCGTCAGTTTATGTACACCAAATTCGTGATCGTTACCGACGACGATGTAAACGCCAGAGACTGGAACGACGTCATCTGGGCCATGACCACCCGCATGGACCCGGCAAGGGACACTGTGATGGTGGAAAACACCCCGATCGACTATCTCGACTTCGCCTCACCGGTTTCCGGCCTGGGATCAAAAATCGGATTTGATGCCACCAATAAATGGGAGGGGGAAACCACCCGTGAATGGGGCCGGCCCATCGTCAAGGATCCGGAAGTGACACAGCGGATAGATGAAATCTGGGACAAGCTCGGGATCTAA
- a CDS encoding RNA recognition motif domain-containing protein codes for MNIYIGNLAYGVTSDELHEAFGAFGEISRATVITDRETGRSKGFGFVEMPNDDEARKAIEEMNDQPLSGRNIRVNEARPREDRPRRPRF; via the coding sequence GTGAATATCTATATCGGAAATCTGGCCTACGGCGTAACCTCTGACGAACTGCACGAAGCGTTTGGTGCATTCGGTGAAATCTCCCGGGCTACTGTTATCACCGACCGGGAAACTGGCCGTTCTAAAGGTTTTGGTTTCGTAGAAATGCCGAACGACGACGAAGCGCGTAAGGCAATCGAAGAAATGAATGACCAGCCGCTGTCCGGGCGCAATATTCGTGTAAACGAAGCCCGTCCGCGCGAAGACCGTCCGCGTCGCCCCCGCTTCTAA
- the rho gene encoding transcription termination factor Rho, translated as MNLSELKTKPIEDLIEIAKGMGLENLARSRKQDIIFNILKRHAKSGEDIYGDGVLEILQDGFGFLRSADSSYLAGPDDIYVSPSQIRRFNLRTGDTISGKIRPPKEGERYFALLKVSEINFDKPENARSKILFENLTPLFPNDRLGLECGNGSSEDLIGRIIDLVAPIGKGQRGLIVAPPKAGKTIMLQNIAQAITRNNPECHLIVLLIDERPEEVTEMQRSVRGEVVASTFDEPPARHVQVAEMVIEKAKRLVEHKKDVVILLDSITRLARAYNTTVPSSGKVLTGGVDAHALERPKRFFGAARNIEEGGSLSIIATALVDTGSKMDEVIFEEFKGTGNMELQLDRKIAEKRIYPAINVRRSGTRREELLMPEGELQRVWILRKLLHDMEDMAATEFLIDKLKDFKTNDEFFLSMKRK; from the coding sequence ATGAACCTTTCTGAATTAAAAACCAAACCCATTGAAGACCTGATCGAAATTGCCAAAGGCATGGGGCTCGAAAACCTCGCCCGCTCGCGCAAACAGGACATCATTTTCAATATCCTCAAGCGCCACGCCAAAAGCGGTGAAGACATCTACGGCGACGGGGTGTTGGAGATTCTTCAGGATGGCTTCGGTTTTTTACGTTCGGCCGACTCCTCCTACCTCGCCGGCCCCGATGACATTTATGTTTCTCCCAGTCAGATTCGCCGCTTCAACCTCCGCACCGGCGACACCATTTCCGGAAAGATCCGCCCCCCCAAAGAAGGTGAACGCTACTTCGCCCTGTTGAAGGTCAGCGAGATCAACTTCGACAAGCCGGAAAACGCCCGCAGCAAGATCCTGTTTGAAAACCTCACCCCGCTGTTCCCCAACGACCGCCTCGGCCTCGAGTGTGGCAACGGCTCGTCTGAGGACCTGATCGGCCGCATCATCGACCTGGTTGCCCCCATCGGCAAAGGCCAGCGTGGCCTGATTGTTGCGCCGCCCAAGGCGGGTAAGACCATCATGCTGCAGAACATCGCGCAGGCCATCACCCGCAACAATCCGGAGTGCCACCTGATCGTACTGCTGATCGATGAGCGCCCGGAAGAAGTGACCGAAATGCAGCGCTCCGTGCGCGGTGAAGTGGTTGCCTCCACCTTCGACGAGCCGCCGGCCCGTCACGTACAGGTGGCAGAGATGGTGATCGAGAAGGCCAAGCGCCTGGTAGAACACAAGAAAGACGTCGTGATCCTGCTGGACTCCATCACCCGTCTGGCACGCGCGTACAACACCACCGTGCCGAGCTCCGGCAAGGTGCTGACCGGTGGTGTGGATGCCCACGCCCTGGAGCGCCCGAAACGCTTCTTCGGTGCGGCGCGTAATATCGAGGAAGGTGGCAGCCTTTCCATTATCGCCACCGCCCTGGTGGACACCGGTTCGAAGATGGATGAAGTCATCTTCGAGGAGTTCAAAGGTACCGGTAACATGGAGCTGCAGCTGGATCGCAAGATCGCTGAGAAGCGTATCTACCCCGCGATCAATGTGCGCCGCTCGGGCACCCGCCGTGAAGAGCTGCTGATGCCGGAAGGCGAGCTGCAGCGGGTGTGGATCCTGCGCAAATTGTTGCACGATATGGAAGATATGGCGGCTACGGAGTTTTTGATCGACAAACTCAAAGACTTCAAAACCAACGACGAATTCTTCCTGTCCATGAAACGGAAATAA